In Mycolicibacterium alvei, a single window of DNA contains:
- a CDS encoding DEAD/DEAH box helicase, whose translation MTHLNKTFAELGVREEIVRALAEKGIEHPFAIQELTLPLALAGDDLIGQARTGMGKTYAFGVPLLHRVSTDQSRPLNGTPRALIVVPTRELCMQVYDDLAGAAQYVMATGDSGTDRKFSVTSIYGGRPYEPQIEALRKGVDVVVGTPGRLLDLAQQGHLQLGGLSVLVLDEADEMLDLGFLPDIERILRLTPDDRQSMLFSATMPDPIITLARTFMNQPTHIRAEAPHSAATHDTTEQFAYRAHALDKSELVSRILQADGRGATMIFTRTKRTAQKVSDELAERGFKVDAVHGDLGQGAREKALKSFRTGAVDVLVATDVAARGIDIDDVTHVINYQCPEDEQAYVHRIGRTGRAGKTGVAITLVDWDELPRWETIDKALSLGCPDPAETYSSSPHIYEELGIPTDITGRIGELLKAKPKRSADEKRISSADSEGRPARTRTRSRRRTRGGEAGDGQPQSTSAPTQDSTEATAVSDPEDTTGDTSTAGRRRRRRRPRKTETAATAG comes from the coding sequence ATGACTCATTTGAATAAGACGTTTGCCGAGCTCGGCGTCCGCGAAGAAATCGTCCGCGCGCTGGCCGAGAAGGGCATCGAACACCCCTTCGCCATCCAGGAACTGACCCTCCCGCTGGCCCTGGCCGGCGACGACCTGATCGGTCAGGCCCGCACCGGCATGGGCAAGACCTACGCCTTCGGGGTCCCGCTGCTGCACCGCGTCTCCACCGACCAGAGCCGCCCCCTCAACGGCACCCCCCGCGCCCTGATCGTCGTGCCCACCCGTGAACTGTGCATGCAGGTCTATGACGACCTTGCCGGAGCGGCTCAATACGTGATGGCGACCGGCGACTCCGGCACCGACCGCAAGTTCTCGGTGACCTCGATCTACGGCGGCCGTCCCTACGAGCCTCAGATCGAGGCGCTGCGCAAGGGCGTCGACGTCGTCGTCGGTACCCCCGGCCGACTGCTCGACCTGGCCCAGCAGGGGCACCTGCAGCTCGGCGGGCTGTCCGTGCTGGTGCTCGACGAAGCCGACGAGATGCTGGATCTGGGCTTCCTGCCCGACATCGAACGCATCCTGCGGCTGACCCCCGACGACCGGCAGTCGATGCTTTTCTCGGCCACCATGCCCGACCCGATCATCACGCTGGCCCGCACCTTCATGAACCAGCCGACCCACATCCGGGCCGAAGCCCCACACTCGGCGGCCACCCACGACACCACCGAACAGTTCGCCTACCGGGCCCACGCCCTGGACAAGTCAGAGCTGGTGAGCCGGATCCTGCAGGCGGACGGCCGCGGCGCCACGATGATCTTCACCCGCACCAAGCGCACCGCGCAGAAGGTGTCCGACGAACTCGCCGAGCGCGGGTTCAAGGTCGACGCCGTACACGGCGACCTGGGCCAGGGCGCCCGCGAGAAGGCCCTCAAGTCGTTCCGCACCGGCGCAGTCGACGTGCTGGTCGCGACGGACGTCGCGGCCCGCGGCATCGACATCGACGACGTCACGCACGTCATCAACTACCAGTGCCCCGAGGACGAACAGGCCTACGTGCACCGCATCGGCCGCACCGGCCGCGCCGGCAAGACCGGTGTCGCCATCACCCTGGTCGACTGGGACGAACTGCCCCGCTGGGAGACGATCGACAAGGCGCTCAGCCTGGGTTGCCCCGATCCCGCCGAAACCTATTCCAGTTCACCGCACATCTACGAGGAACTGGGTATCCCGACCGACATCACCGGCCGGATCGGCGAACTGCTCAAGGCCAAACCCAAGCGCAGCGCCGACGAGAAGCGCATCTCCTCGGCGGACTCCGAGGGTCGGCCGGCCAGGACCAGGACCCGCAGCCGTCGGCGTACCCGCGGCGGCGAGGCCGGCGACGGGCAACCCCAGTCGACGTCGGCTCCGACGCAGGACAGCACCGAGGCCACAGCGGTGAGCGATCCGGAGGACACCACCGGCGACACATCGACCGCGGGTCGTCGCCGCCGGCGGCGCCGTCCCCGGAAGACCGAGACCGCCGCGACCGCCGGCTGA
- a CDS encoding Rv3212 family protein produces MVKPERRTRGDMAAAVAIVAIVALAAALIWWTSDARATLSRPAAAPIPYLTPAREVPAGLQQLWVASSPKTTQPVLAGGSVVTADGSTVDGRDPVSGAVLWSYARDLELCGVTSVYQDAVAVYPDVRGCGQVSTIDGKTGTRGPARTAYADPEVALSSDGSTVLSAGDSRLELWRSDMVRMLSYGALDARIKPDVPASPVCRQLSAAASSSAVSVLESCPKSKFVRLTLLRPADEEDTPDVRYVELQDITDESGAKVIAVSGTTTAVYLPTPRPMVNVIDEAGKTLASLPLAKPAAPQSSTTRAGDLITWWTGDSVLVFSTTGGSGLQYKFTVAPSGPHLPVGPGTVMAGQLLVPVSDGYDVFDQETGDGRRHIALPRTPSVSPVVPAVAGNTVLEQRGTQLVALGAE; encoded by the coding sequence GTGGTCAAACCCGAACGCCGCACCCGCGGCGACATGGCCGCCGCGGTGGCAATCGTTGCGATCGTCGCGCTGGCTGCCGCCCTGATCTGGTGGACCAGTGACGCACGGGCCACCCTCAGCAGACCCGCTGCCGCGCCGATCCCGTACCTGACGCCGGCACGCGAGGTGCCGGCCGGGCTTCAGCAACTGTGGGTGGCCTCCAGCCCGAAGACCACCCAACCCGTGCTCGCCGGCGGCTCGGTGGTGACTGCCGACGGCTCCACTGTCGACGGCCGCGACCCCGTCAGCGGCGCCGTCCTGTGGAGCTATGCCCGCGACCTCGAACTGTGTGGTGTGACGTCGGTGTACCAAGACGCCGTCGCGGTGTATCCCGATGTTCGCGGCTGCGGACAGGTCAGCACCATCGACGGCAAGACCGGCACGCGTGGACCCGCCCGCACCGCCTATGCCGATCCCGAGGTTGCGCTGTCGTCCGACGGCTCCACGGTGCTCTCCGCTGGGGACAGTCGGCTCGAGCTATGGCGCTCGGACATGGTCCGGATGCTGTCCTACGGTGCACTGGACGCCCGTATCAAGCCTGACGTGCCGGCCTCGCCGGTATGCCGCCAGCTGTCGGCCGCGGCGAGTTCCTCGGCGGTGTCGGTGCTGGAATCGTGCCCGAAGAGCAAGTTCGTCCGGCTGACGCTGCTGCGCCCGGCCGACGAAGAAGACACTCCCGACGTGCGCTACGTCGAACTGCAGGACATCACGGACGAATCCGGGGCCAAGGTGATCGCCGTGTCGGGCACCACGACCGCGGTGTACCTACCGACGCCGAGGCCGATGGTCAACGTCATCGACGAGGCCGGAAAAACGCTCGCCAGCCTGCCGCTGGCCAAGCCGGCGGCACCGCAATCCAGCACCACCCGCGCCGGGGACCTGATCACCTGGTGGACCGGCGACTCGGTGCTGGTTTTCAGCACCACCGGAGGTTCTGGCCTTCAGTACAAGTTCACCGTCGCGCCTTCCGGGCCACACCTACCCGTCGGACCCGGCACGGTGATGGCCGGTCAGCTACTGGTTCCGGTCAGCGACGGGTACGACGTCTTCGACCAGGAGACCGGTGACGGCCGGCGCCACATCGCCCTGCCGCGCACGCCGAGCGTGTCACCGGTGGTGCCGGCGGTGGCCGGGAACACCGTGCTCGAACAACGCGGGACGCAACTGGTGGCCCTCGGCGCCGAGTAA
- a CDS encoding ParA family protein, whose protein sequence is MPPGACLDDGVTRVLAVANQKGGVAKTTTVASLGAAMSEQGRRVLLVDLDPQGCLTFSLGHDPDKLPVTVHEVLLGDVEPGAALVETAEGMTLLPANIDLAGSEAMLLMRAGREYALKRALAKVSDDFDVVIIDCPPSLGVLTLNGLTAADEVIVPLQCETLAHRGVGQFLRTISDVQQITNPELTLLGALPTLYDSRTTHSRDVLLDVADRYELPVLAPPIPRTVRFAEASASGSSVLAGRKSKGGMAYRELAEALLKHWKSGKKLPTFTPEVV, encoded by the coding sequence ATGCCGCCGGGAGCGTGCTTGGATGATGGTGTGACGCGAGTATTAGCGGTCGCCAATCAAAAGGGTGGGGTAGCCAAGACGACGACGGTGGCGTCGCTGGGTGCGGCGATGTCCGAGCAGGGCCGGCGGGTACTGCTCGTCGACCTGGATCCGCAAGGCTGTCTGACGTTTTCATTGGGCCACGACCCGGACAAACTGCCGGTGACGGTGCACGAGGTATTGCTCGGCGACGTCGAGCCGGGCGCGGCGCTGGTCGAGACGGCCGAGGGGATGACGCTGCTGCCCGCCAACATCGATCTCGCCGGATCCGAGGCCATGCTGCTGATGCGGGCCGGGCGGGAATATGCGCTCAAGCGGGCGCTGGCCAAGGTCTCCGACGATTTCGACGTGGTGATCATCGATTGCCCGCCGTCGCTGGGAGTGTTGACGCTCAACGGTCTGACGGCTGCCGACGAGGTGATCGTGCCGCTGCAGTGCGAGACCCTGGCGCACCGCGGTGTGGGCCAGTTCCTGCGCACGATCTCCGACGTGCAGCAGATCACCAATCCCGAGTTGACGCTGCTGGGCGCGTTGCCGACGCTTTACGATTCACGCACCACCCACAGCCGTGACGTGCTGCTCGATGTCGCGGACCGGTACGAGTTGCCCGTGTTGGCCCCGCCGATTCCCCGTACCGTGCGGTTCGCCGAGGCCAGCGCATCGGGATCCTCGGTGCTGGCCGGCCGCAAGAGCAAAGGTGGGATGGCCTACCGCGAGCTGGCCGAGGCCCTGCTCAAACACTGGAAGTCCGGCAAGAAGCTGCCGACTTTCACACCCGAGGTGGTGTAG
- a CDS encoding DUF3152 domain-containing protein, with protein MTYDPGRRGGGRVPALRNEWREPLRAQRDPIASDSGRARSNRDDHQHWRKQTWIGRFISTYGWRAYALPVLVVVTIVAGYQAIAGMVVVDAVAGTEASEADGPVQGLPTPIDVASTAIIGAPPKGLTQFDADLPTGILPSGGQFTEAGDRSWRIVPGTTPKIGVGTTKSFTYTVEVEDGVDTTSFGGDDGFARMVSETLANPKSWTHNGLFAFTRLDESSGIAPDFRVSLTSPMTVRDGCGYDIQLEASCYNPSYDGNQHRVFVNEARWVRGAVPFQGDIGSYRQYLVNHEVGHAIGYQRHEACEANGQLAPIMMQQTFSTSNDDAAKFDPGTVAADGLTCKFNPWPYPIA; from the coding sequence GTGACCTACGACCCGGGACGTCGCGGGGGTGGCCGTGTCCCGGCGCTGCGCAATGAGTGGCGGGAGCCGCTCCGTGCGCAGCGAGATCCGATTGCCTCCGATTCAGGACGAGCCAGATCCAATCGGGACGACCATCAGCATTGGCGTAAACAGACGTGGATCGGCCGCTTCATCTCCACCTACGGGTGGCGCGCGTATGCACTGCCGGTGCTCGTCGTGGTCACCATCGTGGCGGGCTATCAGGCCATTGCCGGCATGGTGGTCGTCGATGCCGTCGCCGGCACCGAGGCGTCGGAGGCCGATGGCCCGGTGCAGGGTCTTCCTACCCCCATCGATGTGGCCAGCACCGCCATCATCGGTGCACCGCCCAAAGGCCTGACCCAGTTCGACGCGGACCTGCCCACCGGCATCCTGCCCTCGGGCGGGCAGTTCACCGAGGCCGGAGACCGGTCCTGGCGGATCGTGCCCGGCACCACGCCCAAGATCGGCGTGGGCACCACGAAATCCTTCACCTACACCGTCGAGGTCGAGGACGGTGTGGACACCACCTCGTTCGGTGGCGACGACGGCTTCGCCCGGATGGTCAGCGAGACCCTGGCCAATCCCAAGAGCTGGACCCACAACGGGCTGTTCGCCTTCACCCGGCTGGACGAGAGCAGTGGCATCGCCCCCGATTTCCGGGTGTCGCTGACCTCGCCGATGACGGTGCGCGACGGCTGCGGCTACGACATCCAGTTGGAGGCGTCCTGCTACAACCCGTCCTATGACGGGAACCAGCACCGGGTTTTTGTCAATGAGGCCCGCTGGGTCCGCGGCGCGGTGCCCTTCCAGGGCGACATCGGCTCCTACCGTCAGTACCTGGTCAACCATGAGGTTGGTCACGCCATCGGGTATCAGCGGCACGAGGCCTGTGAGGCCAACGGGCAGTTGGCGCCGATCATGATGCAGCAGACGTTCTCCACCTCGAACGACGATGCCGCCAAGTTCGACCCCGGAACAGTCGCTGCCGACGGCCTGACCTGCAAATTCAACCCCTGGCCGTACCCGATCGCCTGA
- a CDS encoding TetR/AcrR family transcriptional regulator: MSDLANTAERRGDKPATSGRRGNRLPRDERRGQLLAAASEVFVERGYHAAGMDEIAERAGVSKPVLYQHFSSKLELYLAVLQRHVDNLVSGVRQALRTTTDNRQRLRAAVEAFFDFIEHDGQGYRLIFENDYVSEPQVAAQVKVATEACTDAVFDLISRDSGLEAHRARMIAVGLVAISVDSARYWLTNDRPIDRNTAVDGTVQFAWGGLSHVPLTRS, encoded by the coding sequence ATGAGCGATCTCGCCAACACCGCCGAGCGGAGAGGCGACAAGCCGGCGACCAGTGGTCGACGCGGCAACCGCCTGCCTCGTGATGAGCGGCGCGGGCAGCTGTTGGCGGCCGCCAGCGAAGTATTCGTCGAACGCGGATACCACGCCGCAGGCATGGATGAGATCGCCGAGCGCGCAGGCGTGAGCAAACCCGTTCTGTACCAACACTTCTCGTCGAAGCTCGAGCTTTATCTGGCGGTACTGCAACGCCACGTCGACAACCTGGTTTCCGGTGTCCGTCAGGCCCTGCGCACCACGACCGACAACCGGCAGCGGTTGCGGGCCGCGGTCGAGGCGTTCTTCGATTTCATCGAGCATGACGGCCAGGGGTACCGGCTGATCTTCGAGAATGACTACGTCAGCGAGCCGCAGGTGGCGGCTCAGGTGAAGGTGGCGACCGAGGCCTGCACCGATGCGGTGTTCGATCTGATCAGCCGCGATTCCGGGCTGGAGGCGCACCGCGCCAGGATGATCGCGGTCGGATTGGTGGCCATCAGCGTTGACTCGGCGCGGTACTGGCTGACCAATGACCGGCCGATCGACCGGAATACCGCCGTGGACGGCACGGTGCAGTTCGCCTGGGGCGGACTGTCACACGTGCCACTCACCCGGTCCTGA
- a CDS encoding ferritin-like fold-containing protein, with product MNSPQPAAQRIAEPVDSGVTADHPGVNELFAVLAYGEVAAFYRLTEEARMAPNLRGRINMASMAAAEIGHYELLRDALEHRGVDVVSAMTKYVSVLENYHRMTTPSTWLEALVKTYIGDALAADFYLEIADALPEQVAAVVRAVLSETGHSQFVVAEVRAAVTASDRQRHRLALWARRLLGEAVTQAQFVLADHDELVDLVMSSGEGLTQLAEFFGRLQNTHQSRMQELGLA from the coding sequence ATGAATTCGCCTCAGCCTGCCGCGCAACGGATCGCAGAACCGGTTGATTCGGGCGTGACGGCGGATCATCCCGGGGTCAACGAACTGTTCGCAGTGCTGGCCTACGGCGAGGTTGCCGCGTTCTACCGGCTTACCGAAGAGGCGCGGATGGCGCCGAACCTGCGCGGCCGGATCAACATGGCGTCCATGGCCGCCGCGGAGATAGGCCACTATGAGTTACTGCGGGATGCGTTGGAACACAGGGGAGTTGACGTCGTTTCGGCGATGACGAAGTACGTGTCGGTGTTGGAGAACTATCACCGGATGACCACCCCGAGCACCTGGCTGGAGGCGTTGGTCAAGACCTATATCGGTGATGCGCTGGCCGCGGATTTCTATCTGGAGATCGCCGACGCGTTGCCCGAGCAGGTGGCCGCGGTGGTACGCGCGGTGCTGTCGGAAACGGGGCATTCGCAGTTCGTGGTCGCCGAGGTGCGCGCGGCCGTGACCGCCAGCGACCGTCAGCGGCACCGGCTGGCGTTGTGGGCGCGTCGGCTGCTCGGTGAGGCCGTCACCCAGGCGCAGTTCGTGCTCGCCGATCACGACGAGCTTGTCGATCTGGTGATGTCCAGTGGTGAGGGTCTGACCCAGTTGGCCGAGTTCTTCGGCCGGCTGCAGAACACCCACCAGTCCCGGATGCAGGAACTGGGCCTGGCCTGA
- a CDS encoding DUF3107 domain-containing protein, translated as MEVKIGVTHSPRELTFNSAQTPTEVEQQVNEALSKDSGVLALTDEKGRRFLVQNSRIAYVEIGAADVRRVGFGVGAESA; from the coding sequence GTGGAGGTCAAAATCGGTGTCACCCACAGTCCGCGGGAGCTGACCTTCAACAGCGCGCAGACGCCCACCGAGGTGGAGCAGCAGGTCAACGAGGCGCTCAGCAAGGACTCGGGTGTGCTGGCGCTGACCGATGAGAAGGGACGGCGATTCCTGGTGCAGAACAGCCGGATCGCCTATGTCGAGATCGGCGCCGCCGACGTGCGCCGGGTCGGTTTCGGGGTGGGAGCGGAAAGCGCCTGA
- a CDS encoding PP2C family protein-serine/threonine phosphatase produces the protein MASVLRSATATDQGPVRASNQDSLLAEGILYAVADGFGPDGDHASRIAVEVLSADFAASPDRDGLIGAVQEANDRVFAHVSAAGTSSGATLTVVAVFGDEQGGPLVINIGDSPLNRIRDGAMSQLTHDHSVSGELVRAGEITREEARFHPHRHLLTRALGIGPVIRPELFDLECRPGDRLLISSDGLFAGADDADIVTAAADAEPEVAARRLVQVANDAGGSDNTTVIVIDFG, from the coding sequence ATGGCTTCGGTGTTACGGTCCGCAACGGCCACCGACCAGGGGCCGGTGCGCGCGAGCAACCAGGATTCCCTGCTCGCCGAGGGCATTCTGTACGCGGTGGCCGACGGTTTCGGCCCCGACGGTGACCACGCCAGCCGGATCGCGGTGGAGGTGCTGTCCGCCGATTTCGCCGCCTCGCCGGACCGTGACGGGCTGATCGGGGCGGTGCAGGAGGCCAACGACCGCGTCTTCGCACATGTCAGCGCAGCGGGCACCAGTTCGGGTGCCACGCTGACCGTGGTGGCGGTCTTCGGCGACGAGCAGGGTGGACCGCTGGTCATCAACATCGGGGATTCGCCGCTGAACCGGATTCGCGACGGCGCGATGAGTCAGTTGACCCACGACCACAGCGTCTCCGGAGAGCTGGTGCGTGCCGGTGAGATCACCCGCGAGGAGGCGCGCTTCCACCCGCATCGCCACCTGCTGACCCGGGCGCTCGGTATCGGCCCCGTCATCCGGCCCGAGTTGTTCGATCTGGAGTGCCGTCCCGGAGACCGGCTGCTGATCAGCAGTGACGGATTGTTCGCCGGGGCAGACGATGCCGATATCGTGACCGCTGCCGCAGATGCCGAACCTGAGGTTGCGGCGCGGCGGCTGGTCCAGGTTGCCAACGACGCGGGCGGCAGTGACAACACGACGGTGATCGTCATCGATTTCGGCTGA